A single Kitasatospora kifunensis DNA region contains:
- a CDS encoding LysR family transcriptional regulator: protein MDLDTIRTFVAAADAGQFQEAAAELAVTQQAVSKRIAALERNLGVRLFTRTARGAELTIDGQAFLPHARELLRVAERALASVHTGRRPLRVDVINSRGAASGLMRGFHRAHPETELDVVMLFDIETAVAAIHSGAIDASFRAVAAPGRALPEDIESVRVIDEPLQLLTGPAHTLAGARSVTLAQLAGHRIWMPGIVPGTEWGAYYDDLVAEFGLTIEATGPNFGSDALLDTIADTPALATFMGEHTRLIWPADHGLRRIPVTDPTPVYPHSLLWHRDNPHPALATLRAHLAATTPDRDAAGTWTPNWVTPR, encoded by the coding sequence ATGGACCTCGACACCATCCGGACCTTCGTCGCCGCCGCCGACGCGGGGCAGTTCCAGGAGGCCGCCGCCGAGCTGGCGGTCACCCAGCAGGCCGTCTCCAAGCGCATCGCCGCGCTGGAGCGCAACCTCGGCGTGCGGCTGTTCACCCGCACCGCGCGCGGCGCCGAGCTCACCATCGACGGGCAGGCGTTCCTACCCCACGCGCGCGAGCTGCTGCGCGTGGCCGAGCGCGCGCTCGCGTCCGTGCACACCGGCCGCCGTCCGCTGCGCGTCGACGTGATCAACTCGCGCGGCGCGGCGTCGGGCCTGATGCGCGGCTTCCACCGCGCACACCCGGAGACCGAGCTCGACGTGGTGATGCTGTTCGACATCGAGACGGCCGTCGCCGCCATCCACTCCGGTGCGATCGACGCGTCCTTCCGCGCCGTCGCCGCGCCCGGCCGGGCCCTTCCCGAGGACATCGAGTCCGTCCGGGTCATCGACGAGCCGCTCCAGCTCCTCACCGGCCCCGCCCACACGCTGGCGGGCGCCCGGTCGGTGACCCTCGCTCAGCTCGCCGGGCACCGGATCTGGATGCCCGGCATCGTCCCCGGTACCGAGTGGGGCGCCTACTACGACGACCTCGTCGCCGAGTTCGGCCTCACCATCGAGGCGACCGGCCCCAACTTCGGCTCCGACGCGCTCCTCGACACCATCGCCGACACGCCGGCCCTGGCCACCTTCATGGGTGAGCACACTCGCCTCATCTGGCCCGCCGACCACGGCCTGCGCCGCATCCCGGTGACCGACCCGACGCCCGTCTACCCGCACTCGCTCCTGTGGCACCGCGACAACCCCCACCCGGCGCTGGCCACCCTGCGCGCCCACCTCGCCGCCACGACCCCCGACCGCGACGCCGCCGGAACCTGGACCCCGAACTGGGTGACTCCGCGCTGA
- a CDS encoding MFS transporter: MRSGHRLKHLLGQRLGRRFGWLWGAYATSALGTWLAFGAFPLIAIRVLHAGAAEVAALSSVGAAVGAAVAVPLGPWMEFRRKRPVLIAMDLVRFAALLTIPAAFALGVLTFVQLLLVSVVVAAGDITFRAASGAHLKTLLPAEDLLVANARFESTAWTTTIIGPPLGGAAIGLLGPVATVVADAVSYLLSALGIRAIGGHEPVPERREAARLRAGDLLDGWRYILADATLRPLFFNTACFNGLLMATEPLLAVLMLGRLGFTPWQYGLAFAAPSIGGLLGSRLARPLASRFGQRQVMVVAGALRAIWPVGLAFLGPGTGGLLLVMGVELGIIFCCGVFNPLYATYRLERTATDRVARTLSAWTVTTKASIALLTALWGVLGALLGPRTAIGLAGVLLLATPLLLPRRAAAELCEPQPAPSRA, from the coding sequence ATGAGGAGCGGGCACCGGTTGAAACATCTGCTCGGGCAGCGGCTGGGGCGGCGGTTCGGGTGGCTCTGGGGCGCGTACGCGACCAGCGCGCTCGGCACGTGGCTCGCCTTCGGTGCGTTCCCGCTCATCGCCATCCGGGTGCTGCACGCCGGCGCGGCCGAGGTCGCCGCGCTCTCCTCCGTGGGGGCCGCGGTCGGCGCGGCTGTGGCGGTGCCACTCGGCCCGTGGATGGAGTTCCGCCGCAAGCGGCCGGTGCTGATCGCCATGGACCTGGTGCGGTTCGCGGCGCTGCTGACGATCCCCGCCGCGTTCGCGCTCGGCGTGCTCACCTTCGTTCAGCTCCTGCTGGTCTCGGTCGTCGTCGCGGCGGGCGACATCACCTTCCGCGCCGCCTCCGGCGCGCACCTCAAGACGCTGCTGCCGGCCGAGGACCTGCTCGTCGCCAACGCCCGATTCGAGTCCACGGCCTGGACGACCACGATCATCGGACCGCCGCTGGGCGGCGCCGCGATCGGGCTCCTCGGTCCGGTGGCGACGGTGGTGGCCGATGCGGTCAGCTACCTGCTCTCGGCCCTGGGCATCCGCGCGATCGGCGGGCACGAGCCGGTGCCCGAGCGCCGGGAGGCCGCGCGCCTGCGGGCCGGGGACCTGCTGGACGGCTGGCGGTACATCCTCGCCGACGCGACGCTGCGCCCGCTGTTCTTCAACACCGCCTGTTTCAATGGCCTGTTGATGGCCACCGAGCCACTGCTGGCCGTCCTGATGCTCGGCCGACTCGGGTTCACGCCCTGGCAGTACGGCCTCGCCTTCGCCGCGCCCTCGATCGGTGGTCTGCTCGGTTCGCGGCTGGCCCGCCCCCTGGCCAGCCGGTTCGGGCAGCGCCAGGTCATGGTCGTGGCCGGGGCGCTGCGCGCGATCTGGCCCGTCGGCCTGGCCTTCCTGGGGCCGGGCACCGGCGGGCTGCTGCTGGTGATGGGCGTCGAACTCGGGATCATCTTCTGCTGCGGGGTCTTCAACCCCCTCTACGCCACCTACCGCCTCGAGCGCACCGCGACCGACCGGGTCGCCCGCACCCTGTCCGCCTGGACGGTGACGACCAAGGCCTCCATTGCGCTCCTGACGGCCCTCTGGGGCGTACTGGGCGCCCTGCTCGGCCCGCGTACCGCCATCGGCCTGGCCGGCGTGCTCCTGCTGGCGACCCCGTTGCTGCTGCCCCGCCGCGCGGCAGCGGAGCTCTGCGAGCCGCAGCCGGCACCTAGCCGCGCCTGA
- the mdlC gene encoding benzoylformate decarboxylase, which produces MANQSTVRTVTYELLRSLGLTTVFGNPGSTEQTFLQDFPEDFTYVLGLQEASVIAMADAFAQVTRRPALVNVHSSAGMGNAIGNLVAAYRGNTPLIVTSGQQHRELVIGEPYLGNREAVTLPQPWVKWAYEPVRAEDVPEAFMRAYVTALQPPAGPVYLSIPLDDWKQPLSGFDRIRTFSHRATPDVARLREFADRIRASRRPAIVFGPEVDRADAWDGAVALAQKLRAAVYGAPLLDRASFPEDHPLFQGPLGMSQKDISNRLAGHDLAIVIGAEVFRYYPYVSGSYLPEGTELLQITADPAVAAAARVGDSLLGDPKIAIDLLLDMVEEGSGRTAPEPMPRPRVLPQTPNSPMTPPEVYAVLSRLRPADAVIVNESTSTMAQQLEWLPTVRTGSFFATASGGIGWGTPAAVGVALGDRERGVSRPVIGLIGDGSFQYSVQSIWTAAQHRLPIVYVVMRNHEYSILKSFALLEETPGVPGLDLPGIDIASVARGFGCNAVDVKSAEDLEREFNQALAAGTTTVIVVPTEPQKAML; this is translated from the coding sequence ATGGCGAATCAGTCCACCGTCCGAACCGTCACCTACGAGCTGCTCCGGTCCCTCGGGCTGACCACGGTCTTCGGGAATCCCGGCTCGACCGAACAGACGTTCCTGCAGGACTTCCCCGAGGACTTCACCTACGTCCTGGGGCTGCAGGAGGCGAGCGTCATCGCGATGGCCGACGCCTTCGCCCAGGTCACCCGGCGCCCGGCTCTGGTGAACGTGCACTCCTCGGCCGGTATGGGGAACGCCATCGGGAACCTCGTGGCGGCCTACCGCGGAAACACGCCCCTGATCGTCACCTCGGGCCAGCAGCACCGCGAGCTCGTGATCGGCGAGCCGTACCTGGGCAACCGCGAGGCCGTCACGCTGCCCCAGCCCTGGGTGAAGTGGGCCTACGAGCCCGTACGCGCCGAGGACGTGCCCGAGGCGTTCATGCGCGCCTACGTGACAGCACTGCAACCGCCGGCGGGACCGGTCTACCTCTCGATCCCGCTGGACGACTGGAAGCAGCCGCTGTCCGGCTTCGACCGCATTCGGACCTTCAGTCACCGGGCCACCCCGGACGTGGCGCGGCTGCGCGAGTTCGCCGACCGCATCCGCGCCAGCCGCCGCCCCGCGATCGTCTTCGGCCCCGAGGTCGACCGCGCCGACGCCTGGGACGGGGCCGTCGCCCTGGCACAGAAGCTGCGCGCGGCCGTCTACGGCGCCCCGCTGCTCGACCGCGCCTCCTTCCCCGAGGACCACCCGCTGTTCCAAGGCCCGCTCGGCATGAGCCAGAAGGACATCAGCAACCGGCTGGCCGGCCACGACCTGGCCATCGTGATCGGCGCGGAGGTGTTCCGGTACTACCCCTACGTCTCGGGCTCCTACCTGCCCGAAGGCACGGAACTCCTCCAGATCACCGCGGACCCTGCCGTCGCCGCGGCGGCGCGCGTCGGCGACAGCCTGCTCGGCGACCCGAAGATCGCGATCGACCTGCTGCTGGACATGGTCGAGGAAGGATCCGGGCGCACCGCCCCGGAGCCGATGCCCCGGCCGCGTGTCCTGCCGCAGACGCCGAACAGCCCGATGACCCCGCCGGAGGTCTACGCCGTACTCAGCCGCCTCAGGCCGGCCGACGCGGTCATCGTCAACGAGTCGACCTCCACCATGGCCCAGCAGTTGGAGTGGCTCCCCACGGTCCGGACCGGATCGTTCTTCGCCACGGCCAGCGGCGGCATCGGCTGGGGTACCCCCGCGGCCGTCGGCGTCGCCCTGGGCGACCGGGAGCGGGGCGTGAGCCGGCCGGTCATCGGGCTCATCGGCGACGGCTCGTTCCAGTACTCCGTGCAGTCCATCTGGACGGCCGCGCAGCACCGGCTCCCGATCGTCTACGTCGTCATGCGCAACCACGAGTACTCGATCCTCAAGTCCTTCGCGCTGCTGGAGGAGACGCCGGGCGTTCCGGGTCTGGACCTGCCCGGAATCGACATCGCCTCAGTCGCCCGGGGCTTCGGCTGCAACGCGGTCGACGTCAAGAGCGCCGAGGACCTGGAGCGCGAGTTCAACCAGGCCCTGGCCGCCGGCACGACCACCGTCATCGTGGTCCCCACCGAGCCGCAGAAGGCGATGCTCTGA
- a CDS encoding class F sortase: MRQLPPTALRASVAALSAIALTSGVWLIHNGSRTTAPPRPSAAQAFASHPSSSKSPTPTPQSPPNGPPAASASASDEPELELEPEPQEIAPPAVPAPTRVKIPSLGVDAPLTGLSLQPDGVLEAPDPNDTKRAGWYKDGTRPGAVGTAVIAGHVDSMTGPAVFYKLGLLKKGSDIEVDQADGHTALFTVDAVETYPLNAFPDAQVYDAADRPELRLITCGGDFNKKEQKYLGNTVVYAHLINPT; encoded by the coding sequence ATGCGCCAGCTTCCGCCGACAGCCCTGCGGGCATCGGTAGCAGCCCTCTCCGCCATCGCTCTGACCAGCGGAGTATGGCTGATCCACAACGGCTCACGGACAACCGCGCCCCCGCGACCGTCTGCGGCCCAGGCCTTCGCCAGCCACCCCAGCAGCAGCAAGTCCCCCACCCCCACCCCCCAGAGTCCCCCGAACGGCCCACCCGCAGCCTCCGCCTCCGCCTCAGACGAGCCGGAGCTGGAGCTGGAGCCCGAGCCGCAGGAGATCGCCCCACCCGCCGTCCCGGCCCCTACCCGCGTCAAGATCCCCTCACTGGGCGTCGACGCCCCCCTCACCGGACTCAGCCTGCAGCCCGACGGAGTCCTGGAGGCCCCCGACCCCAACGACACCAAGCGCGCCGGCTGGTACAAGGACGGAACCCGACCCGGAGCCGTCGGCACGGCCGTCATCGCCGGCCATGTCGACTCCATGACCGGTCCCGCCGTCTTCTACAAGCTCGGACTGCTCAAGAAGGGCAGCGACATCGAAGTCGACCAGGCAGACGGCCACACCGCCCTCTTCACCGTCGACGCCGTCGAGACCTACCCCCTCAACGCCTTCCCCGACGCCCAGGTCTACGACGCCGCCGACCGCCCGGAACTGCGACTCATCACCTGCGGCGGCGACTTCAACAAGAAAGAACAGAAATACCTTGGCAACACCGTCGTCTATGCCCATCTCATCAACCCCACATAG